The genomic stretch CCGGTCCGACCGAGATGCGCTGGAACAGGTCCAGGTGCATGCCGAGGGCGTCGGCCAGGACGGACTTGATGATGTCGCCGTGGCTCACCGCGACCCACACCGCGGCCGCGCCGTGCTCGGCCTCGATCTGCGCGTCCATCCGGCGGATCGCGGCGACCGCGCGGGACTGCATGGTCTGCATGGACTCGCCGCCGGGGAACACGACCGCGCTCGGGTTCGACTGCACCACCCGCCACAGGGGTTCGGTGGCGAGTTCGCTGATCTTGCGGTTCTGCCAGTCGCCGTAGTCCGCCTCGATGATGCCGCGCTCGACGAACTGCTGCGGGTCGCCCGGCTGGAAGGCCGTGATCGCCCGTGCGGTCTGTCGGCAGCGCTCGAGCGGACTCGACACGACGGCAGCGAGGGGCACGGCGGCGATGCGCTCCGCGGTGGCGGCGGCCTGCCGCTTGCCGACGGAGTCGAGCGCGATCCCGGCGGTCCGGCCAGCGAGGAGTCCGGTCGCGTTCGCGGTGGTGCGTCCGTGCCGGACGAGGAGGACGGTCGCCATGAGGACGATCCTAGGCGTGCGTCCGGGTGCAGATTCCGGACACGATTGTGCCGACCCGGACGCGCGAGCGAAGATGCCCTGGTGCTGGTCTCCATCGTCTACATGAGCGTCGCGACGCACGAGTTCGGCGAGGACGAGCTCATGGAGATGCTCGCGGGTGCACGGCTGCGGAACGAGGCGCTCGGCGTCTCCGGCCTGCTCGTCGTCAAGGGCGGCCGGTTCATGCAGTTGCTCGAGGGTCCGGCGTGGAGCGTCGACGACCGGTTCGCCGCGATCGAGCGGGACCCCCGCCACCACACCGTCAAGTCGTTGATCCGTGAGGACATCGACCGCCGCCGGTTCGACGGCTGGTCGATGGCGTACCGGGGCCTCGACGACTCCGACATCGCGTCCGTCGAGGGCTTCAGCCCGTTCCTGTCCGGCACCCTCGACTTCCCGCGGTCGTTCGACCGGACGAGCGCCGCCTGGCTGCTCAAGTGGTTCCGGGACCGCGACCTCGTCGAGGACTGAGCGCACCGAACCCCGGCGCACCCACCTGTGCGTCTGTACCGTCGGCGTCATGCCGTTCTTCCGCTCCTCCGCCGCTGCCCCACCGACGACGCCACCGACCGAGCCGGTGACCGGGGTGCGCGCTGCCTGGTCGGACTCGTTCGGGCGCCTGGCGACCCGCTGCCTGCAGCTGATCATCCTGATCGTCATCGCCGCGGGCATCGTCTACGCCAGTCAGGTGCTCGGCGTCGTGACGATCCCGGTGCTCCTGGCGCTCATCATCGCCTCGGCCATGCACCCGGTCGTCTCGTGGCTGCGCCGGCACGGGTTCCCGTCGGTGTTCGCGACCCTGACGGTCCTGCTCGGTGTCCTGGTCGTCCTCGGCCTGCTCGGCTACCTCATCGTCGTCGCGGTCGAGAACCAGTGGTCGAGCCTGCAGAAGTCCGCCGTCGAGGGCTTCCAGCAGCTGCAGGACTTCAGCAAGACCCTGCCGTTCGCCATCTCCGACTCGCAGGTCGACGACGCGGTGAAGACCGCCACCGACTTCGTCACGAGCGCCAAGTTCGGCTCCGGTGCCCTGGCCGGCGCATCCGCCACGGCGAACTTCCTCACCGGCCTGGTGCTGATGATCGTCGTGCTGTTCTTCTTCCTCAAGGACGGGCCCCGCATCTGGGAGTTCCTGCTCCGCCCCTTCACCGGCGCCTCGTACGACCGCGCCCGTCGTGTCGGTGACCGCGTCGTCTCCACCCTCGGCGGCTACGTCCGTGGCACCGCGACCGTCGCCGCGGTCGACGCGATCGGCATCGGCGTCGGCATCGCCATCGTCGGCGTCCCCCTCGCCCTGCCGCTCGCGGTCATCGTCTTCATCACCGCGTTCATCCCGATCGTCGGCGCCACCGCAGCCGGCATCCTCGCCGCGCTGGTCGCCCTCGTCGCCCTCGGCCCGGTGCCGGCGCTGATCGTCGTCGGCATCGTCGTGGTCGTCAACCAGCTCGAGGGCAACCTCCTGCAGCCGGTGCTGATGGGCAAGACCCTGCGCCTGCACGGCCTGGTCATCCTGGTCGGCCTGACCGCGGGCACCGTCCTCGCCGGCATCACCGGCGCGATCATCTCGGTGCCGCTGCTCGCCGCCGCCTGGGGTGCCATCAAGGTCTGGGACGGCCCGGACCTGGCCGCCGAGCCGTGGCGGCAGAAGCGTTCCGAGGACGTCGAGCACCACGAGCGCGAGAACAAGCGGGCGAAGCGTCGCGAGAAGGCGCAGAAGGCCCGCGACAAGCGTCGCGAGGAGCAGGTCAAGGAACGCGCCAAGCGGGTCGCGAAGACCGACTGACGTCGACGACACGACCGGACTGGAGGCCCGGACCAGCCCACCGGGGCCGGTCCGGGCCTCCCGTCATGCGTCCGGCACCACGCTGGCGCGAGAGGTCCGTCCGATGACTGGAGGTCAGGCTTGCGGCGACAGGTCAGGCGAAGGCGCGGTCGACGACCGCCAGCAACCGGTCGCGGTGCGCCGGGACCACGCAGGCGTGGGCGAGGACGCGCCACATCGTCGCGACGGACGGCAGCAGGTCGACCCGCGCGGCACGGACGTCGGACACCAGCTGCACACCGGTGAACCACGGGACGACGGTGGCGCCGAGCGCTTCCGGAGTGACCGTCGGGCCGACCTCGCCGGCGGCGACCGCCAGGCGGAAGACGTCGACCACGCTGGCGATCCACTGGTCGTAGAAGGACGACGTCGCACCGGCGAAGACCCGGTTCTCGAGCGACAGGCGGATGCCGGCGCGGACGACCGGGTCGTCGAGCAGCAGGCCCGCGATCGTCCGCGACGCCTCGACCAGCCCGCCCAGCGGCGACGGCCCGTCGTAGGTGACCGCCTCGAACGTGCGGGCGTTCTGCTCGTCGATCACCGCGAGGGCGATGGCCTGCTTGGTGCGGAAGTGGAAGTGGATGGCGCCCTGACTGACCTCGGCGGCCTTGGCGATGCCGGAGATGCTCGCGGCGCCGAAGCCCTGGCGGTCGAACTCGACGGCGGCGGCCTCGAGGATCGCGGTGCGGCGGTCCGGTCCGCGGCCGGGGACCGACGTCGGCGTGGTCATGGTCGTGCTTCCCCCGTGGTCCGTCCTGCAGGCCGTGCACAGAACGACCCGTACACTCCGCCGACAACCGTACCGTGGTCGGGGAGCCGCCTCATGCCCCCGATCTGGTGGCGTGGGTGAGCGACGCGAGCATGCCCAGCCGCTCGGCGCTCGCGCTGCCCGGGTCGGCGTAGTAGAGCACGAGGAGCAGCCCGTCGACGGGCAGTTTGTCCCGGTGCAGATGCAGCTCCCCCACGACCGGGTGGTCGACGGTCATCGAATCGCCTTCGAGCACCCGGACGTCCTGCCGTGCCCAGAGCTGCCGGAAGCGCCCGCTGGCCAGCGACAACTCCCCCACGAGTTCGACGACCCGCTGGTCATGGACCTCGTCGGCCACCGAGTGCCGGAAGGCTCCGACGAAGCTCGCGACGGTCCCCTCCCAGTCGCGGTGGAACACCCGCTCTTCCGGGTCGAGCAGTAGGGAGCGCAACCGGTTCTCACCGACCCGGAGCCGGGGCGAGAACGCGGTCGCCAGGTCGTTCGCCGCGAGGACGTCGAACGCCCGCCCCTCGATGAACGCCGGGACATCGAGTGCGGCCAGCAGTGCGTGCAGACGGGCTGGAACCCTCTCGGCCGTGCGACGGGGACGTGCACGTCGGACGGGTTCGGCGAGGTGCGAGAGGTGCGCGCGTTCGACGTCGTCCAGCATGAGCACCCGGGCGAGCGCGTCGAGGACCTGGGGTGACGGGTGGGTGTCCCGCCCTCGCTCCAGACGGAGGTAGTAGTCGGTGCTGACGCCGGCGAGCATCGCGACCTCCTCACGGCGGAGGCCCGGTACGCGCCGGACCCCACCGGCGGGGAGCCCGACCTGCTCCGGTGTGACGAGTCCACGCCGTGCCTGGAGGTACGCGCCGAGCGGGTTCGTCGGCGTCGCGGTCGGGTCCCCGTCGCGTGTCACGCCGCTGAGCCCGACCGTCCGGGCAGCGTCGCCAGAGCCCGGGAGCGCTGAGTGACCAGGTCGTCGTACGTGCCGTCACGTTCTGCCCACCGGTGCATGAGGACACCCTGCACCAAGAGCTCGTGCGGGGTGGGGTCCTGTGCCAGGAGCGCCATCACCTCGGCACCGAAGTCGCCGAGGTCCAGCGCGTTCGGGTTGCTGGCGCCCATCGTGGTGTTCACGGCCGGGGGCACGAGTTCGGCGACGTCGATCCCGGTTCCGGCGAGCTGCGCTCGGAGCGCCTCGCTGTAGGCGTGCACCGCCGCCTTGGTGGCGGCGTACGTCGCCATCAACGGGAACGGCAGGAAGCCGATGCCCGAGCTCACGGTGACGATCGTGCCGCTGCCCTGTCGGAGCAGGTGCGGCGTGAAGGCGTCGACGACCCGGATCGTGCCGAGCAGGTTGACGTCGACCATCCGGGCGTCGTCGATGAAGTGCGCCGGGTCGCGGAGGTCCTCGGCGACGCCGATGCCCGACATCGTGATGACCGTGTCCAGGTCGGGCAGCAGTTCGAGCAGGGTGTCGCGGGCGGTGGTGACGGAGTCGTCGTCGGTGACGTCGATCGAGACGGTACCGAAGCCCTCGGCAGCGAGCTGGTCGAGCACGTCGGTTCGACGGCCGCCGATGACGACCCGGCTGCCCGCATCGCGGAAACGCCGTGCGAGTTCGAGGCCGATGCCGGAGGTGCCGCCGATGACGGCGACGGAGCGTGTGGTGATGTCCATGCCCTCGACGCTAGGTCGGCGCAGTGCCCTCACCCGTGGCCCTGCGGGGACCCCTCATCGGTCACGACCGGAACGCTGGAGCGGAGGGTGTGGGATTCGAACCCACACCCGTGGCGTCTTGCGGGCAACTTAGGCGTCCTTTCGGGTGACCACTGGCCTAAACGGTCACGCTCCCGTTCGTAGCGTGTGGCATCGTGCCACAGCATGCCACGCAAAAACAGCCCCTCCCGCTTGGGGGGGGGGGCGATCACCGTACTTGTAATACGGGGGTTGCGGGTTCAAGTCCCGCTGCCGGCCCAGGATCAGGGCTTTCGGTGTAGCCGAAGGTGTAGCCGACGCTCAAAGTACCCCACAACGAGGGGCGTATGTGAACGTCCGTCTGGCGTCTGACACTCGATGTGGGCGTGTGAATGTCGGCCACCCTGCGTCATACTCAGTTTCATGGGGCGTCTTCGTACTTACAGCCTGACTGTGCTGTCGGCTGCCGTGTTGCTGTCTGTGCTTGCTGGTTGCGCGTCGTCGCCGGCTGTTGCTCCGACGCCGCGGTTCAAGGCGGCGACCGAGAAGTGTCATGTTGCGTCGGGTCATGATGGCCTCGAGTACGCGGACAAGGGTGCTTCGTTGATCTTGTCGACTGAGTCTGACCCTGACCCGTTGTCGACGCACGTGAACATCGCGAACGTCATCTGCGTCCTCGACAAGTTGCATGTGTCGGCGGCGACGAAGGACCGCATGTTCAACACGCGTGCGCTGGACGGGATGCAGGACGCACGGTGGAAGGGTATTGACGCGTCATGGACGTACCACCCGGATGACGGGTTCAACTTGTCGCTGGAAGACAAGCGGCTCGAAGCTGCCCGGTAGTTCATGCCGCAGTACGAGTGGTCGCCGCCGCAGCACCCGGACCCGCCTGAGGATCAGCCGTTCGGCGTCGAAGGAGTGCAGTGGTCAGAGTGGGTTGACCACCGGCCGGTGTGGGTGCGCGTCGAGTTCAGCCGCACAGGGTGGCAGCGTCTCCCGGGCTTCGTGGACGCGATGACGGACGACCTCGTGCTGGTGCAGTTGGTTCACATGGGGCATGCTCACCGGTTGTGGTTGACCCGCGATCGGGTGACGCATCGGCAGTTGAAGGTGCGGCGCTAACCACGAAAACAGCAACAGCGCCCCGCCACCCTCGAAAGAGGGGGCGGGGCAACTGTTGAGCAGCACTTACGATTGGGCATTATGGGGAACTTCACCACCTGGTTCGCACGCTCGTACCGGGCCATCATCATCGTGCTCGTCGCGATCATGGCCGTCATGCTCGTCATCCTTGCGATGCAGCACGTCAGCTCCGCCCGAGTCAGCGCGAACGCCGTCGCCGGACCGATCCCGACGTTCAGCAGCGCCCCCATCGCCTCGAAAAAGCAGCCCGCAGATGCGCTCACACTGCTTGAGCAGAACGACCGACCCTTCACCATCTCCGTCATCGGCGACTCCACCGGCGCGATCGACGACAACTGGGTCGGACAGACCGCGCAGTGGATGTCCGACAAGTACGACCGACCAGTCGAACTGCACCAGTGGTCCGTCCGCGTCGAGCCGAACGCGTACCAGCCCGTGCAGACCATCGGTGCCGGCGCGAACGCGCCCATCGTCATCTGGAACGGGTCAGCCGAGGGCAAAGACATCACCTACTCCCTCACCAACTGGGACAAGCTCGTCCCCGTCGACGGAGCCGCGTTTGACCTCGCGTTCATCAACCACGGCCACAACGTCGCCGCGGGCAAGCTCGCCACCGCCGGAGATGACCTCCTGAAGAAGATCACCGGCACGATGAGCACGGCGGCCGTCATCGTCATCGGGCAGAACCCTCAGGAGGACGAGGGTGGCACCCTCGGGCCGGCGCAGGAAACGAACGTCCGCGCGTGGATGTCCTCGGCGAAGCGTCAGGGCTACGCAGTCGTCGATGTGCTCGACGTGTTCCTTGACCAGGACGACTACTCAAAGCTGCTTCTCGGTGCCGTGCACCCGAACCGGGACGGCTTCACCCTGTGGGCGCAGGCCGTCGAGAAGGTCCTCTCCGCGTAGCCCGCGAACGCCGAAAGGCCCCCTCGAACTCCGATGAGTTCGAGGGGGCCTTCTCAGTTCAGTCGGCGGTTTTCACCGTTGTAAGGGGCAGGTCCGCCCGGAGGACGAAGTAGCCGACGTGGTTGTTCAGCAGCCGCGGGTCAACACTCACAACCCCGGGGCCATCAACGTTCACTCGCATCGCATACGTGAAGTCCATAGTCCCCGAAGACAGACGGCATCCGGCCGGTGCCATCAGGTATTCGCCGATCGGGATGTACGACGTCGGGATCTGCAGGATCGGCTGATAGGCGGTTGTTGCAACGGAAGCAAGTGCGTCCATGCCGCCGATCGACACGTTCATACGGAGCATCGAGCCATCCACAATTGTGCCATCTGTGGACAGTGTGGGTGTCCCAGAGACACCCTGCGCTGACATGAGCGCCGCAGCGTTTGAATGCAGAGCAGTGGGCACCCTGAAGTACGGTCGCGGCGCTTCCCCTGAAAGGAACCCAGCTAGCCGAGCGGCCACAGCAGTGAAGCCCGCAGCAGTTGGGTGCCGTGACGAGTCCGTGGAGGACGCCGGGTCCCACCAAGCCGCGGAGTCACGGATAGCAGACCACGTCCACATCGGTGACCACTCGGCAACGGCGTAGCCGGCAAGGCTTGCACCTTCAAAGAATCGGTTGTACCACCGCCACGGGTCGTTGTCGCCCGCGTTGTTGATCGCCTTCTTCGCATCAGTAGCGAACCACAGGCGTGCGTTGGGGTACAGCGCTGCTATACCCTGGAAGTGACCACGTGCCTGGTCAACAGTCGGCAGGTAGCCGCCAATGTTGTTCACGCCCGCCAGGACGATCACGTCGGTGATCTTCGCCTTGTTGTACGACGTGTCGTTCTGAGCCGTGATGACCTGAGCGTCAGTTGCGTTGCCGCTGTTCTGAGTTGTCGGCCCGATGATCGCGCCTGCTACGGCGTAGTTCTTCACCAGGTTCGCACCGAGGCGGGCAATCGCCATGTTCGGAAGCGGGTCAGTTCCCTGGTACAGCTGGGTGCCCCAGGAGTCACCGAAGTACACGAACTGCCGAGCCGGGTTGAAGCTCACACCGGCGAGCAGAGCCGCCATTGCGGTGCCTTCGGGTGTGCCGGGGTCCTTGAGGTTGTTTGCCACGCGCGCTCGCACCGCGTCGGGGAGCTGCTTGGTGTCCGAGTCAACGGACGGAATCTGTGGGGTACCCATGGTGGCCTTTCAAGTCATGCGGTGCGCACCGCAGAAGGTGAGTCAGTGTGCGGGTCGGGGCCGCGTCGCTTCGAGGGCGGAGGGGATCACGTCGGCGAGCGTCACAGCGTCTTCGCCTTCCGGGTACGGCATCTCCGGTTCCACACCCCACGCGTTCATGATGTGACCCACCCAACGAGCGAGCGCGGTACGGAACTTGCGGTCCTCACGCTTGAACGCGCCGAGCTCTTCACGGAGCGCCTGCACTTCATCGCGGTAGCTCTTCACTTCCGCCTGCATCTGCCGGTTCGACTCGAGCACATCCTTGACGAACTGGCCCGGGTCAGCAGACCAACGAGCGACCGCTTCCTGCTCTTCATCAGTGACCTCATCACGCCGCTTCTCCCGTGCACGACGCACACCGAACACGGCGAACGGGGACGCAACAATCGCGACGAGAACAGACCCAGCCGTGACGATCAGGGTGCGTGTGGTTTCCGGGTCACTCATCCGTTCCCCTTCCGCTGCACTCGACGACTGGCGCTTGCATCCGCCTCCTTGCGGCCGATCTCACCGACGATGTCGATGACGCGAACCAGCAGGAACGCATCAGCGAGCACAACAAGGGTGATCGACAGCCCCGAAGATGCTGACCCGTCGTCCACGTTCACACCCAGCAGATACGCGTACGTGGACAGGCCGATGATGAGCATGCCCTTGCCGATCAGTTCCACCCAGTCGAGGCAGAAGATCAGCCCCATGCTGGCGAGGATTGCACCAAGCGCGATCTCACCCGCCCAAGCACGTGGGAACCAGTGCAGGGTGAAGTCTTCGACGACCCGCGACCCGACGAACAGGGCGATCATCGCGAACGCCAGCAAGCACGCGTTCACGATGGGGAGGAACACAGTGAAGATGGGGCGGAACCGTTTCGGCACCAGCGGCAGGGCATCCTTCGACCAAACAGTGTGCACGCGCTCCCCCTTACGGTCAGTCAACTGACCTGGTCGGAGCCGTCAACGATCTGCGGCGGCGACACTTCACCGACCTGCTTCGCAGTCGCCTGACGAACCGCTGCCGCCTTCGGAACCGACCCCAGGCCGATCGTCGTCAGCCACTGGTTCACCGCCGGGATCGCCATCACCCGGGACAGGCCACCAGCAACCGCCGTCACAACAGCTGCTGCAGAGACCAGCCACAGGTACACCTTCCCGTCGACCGGCAGACCAGCCGCCGAGATGATCGTCGGCAGCACACCGGCGAACGCGATGAACGCGGGGATGCCAACCTGTACGACGGTGCGGAGGACCCGCTGCGTCTGGAACCAGATGGGTTCGACGGCGATTGCCTGCTTCTCGTGGTCACCCATCAGGCAGCACCCTTCCCACTGACACGTTCGAAGCTGGACACGATGGCCGGCGACTGGCCGTCGCGCTGCTCCTGCAGCCCACGGGCCTTCCAGAACGACGTCTGGGTCTCGTTCAGCTGCATGCAGCGCATGGTCTCGGGGTTGACAAGGAACGGGACCTTCTTGGATCCCAGGCGGACAATGAACGTGTTCACGATGTCTCCTACAGGTGTGGTGGTTGCCGGCTTCGGGGTCGGCTTCGGTTTCGGCTCCGGGGCCGGCACCGGCGAGATGCCCAGCGCATTGCTGACGGTGATCCCGGGGTACGGCGGGAAGTGCTCAGCGCGAGTTGCGCCTTCGATGTGCCACGGCTCGCCGAAGTTGCGTCCGGTCCACGTGAAGCCGCGGAGCTCGGCCCGCTGCTGCGCCCAGGCAAACTCCGCGGCCGTCAGTGCACGGTTCCTGCCGGCTGCGTCGGTGACGCCCATGTCGATCGCGTTGCCGTGCAACACCTCGTCATGGCGTGACGTGAACGGATACGCGGCCTTGGGGTAGC from Curtobacterium sp. MCLR17_032 encodes the following:
- a CDS encoding ScbR family autoregulator-binding transcription factor translates to MTTPTSVPGRGPDRRTAILEAAAVEFDRQGFGAASISGIAKAAEVSQGAIHFHFRTKQAIALAVIDEQNARTFEAVTYDGPSPLGGLVEASRTIAGLLLDDPVVRAGIRLSLENRVFAGATSSFYDQWIASVVDVFRLAVAAGEVGPTVTPEALGATVVPWFTGVQLVSDVRAARVDLLPSVATMWRVLAHACVVPAHRDRLLAVVDRAFA
- a CDS encoding SGNH/GDSL hydrolase family protein: MGNFTTWFARSYRAIIIVLVAIMAVMLVILAMQHVSSARVSANAVAGPIPTFSSAPIASKKQPADALTLLEQNDRPFTISVIGDSTGAIDDNWVGQTAQWMSDKYDRPVELHQWSVRVEPNAYQPVQTIGAGANAPIVIWNGSAEGKDITYSLTNWDKLVPVDGAAFDLAFINHGHNVAAGKLATAGDDLLKKITGTMSTAAVIVIGQNPQEDEGGTLGPAQETNVRAWMSSAKRQGYAVVDVLDVFLDQDDYSKLLLGAVHPNRDGFTLWAQAVEKVLSA
- a CDS encoding SGNH/GDSL hydrolase family protein codes for the protein MANNLKDPGTPEGTAMAALLAGVSFNPARQFVYFGDSWGTQLYQGTDPLPNMAIARLGANLVKNYAVAGAIIGPTTQNSGNATDAQVITAQNDTSYNKAKITDVIVLAGVNNIGGYLPTVDQARGHFQGIAALYPNARLWFATDAKKAINNAGDNDPWRWYNRFFEGASLAGYAVAEWSPMWTWSAIRDSAAWWDPASSTDSSRHPTAAGFTAVAARLAGFLSGEAPRPYFRVPTALHSNAAALMSAQGVSGTPTLSTDGTIVDGSMLRMNVSIGGMDALASVATTAYQPILQIPTSYIPIGEYLMAPAGCRLSSGTMDFTYAMRVNVDGPGVVSVDPRLLNNHVGYFVLRADLPLTTVKTAD
- a CDS encoding SDR family NAD(P)-dependent oxidoreductase; amino-acid sequence: MDITTRSVAVIGGTSGIGLELARRFRDAGSRVVIGGRRTDVLDQLAAEGFGTVSIDVTDDDSVTTARDTLLELLPDLDTVITMSGIGVAEDLRDPAHFIDDARMVDVNLLGTIRVVDAFTPHLLRQGSGTIVTVSSGIGFLPFPLMATYAATKAAVHAYSEALRAQLAGTGIDVAELVPPAVNTTMGASNPNALDLGDFGAEVMALLAQDPTPHELLVQGVLMHRWAERDGTYDDLVTQRSRALATLPGRSGSAA
- a CDS encoding helix-turn-helix transcriptional regulator, with product MTRDGDPTATPTNPLGAYLQARRGLVTPEQVGLPAGGVRRVPGLRREEVAMLAGVSTDYYLRLERGRDTHPSPQVLDALARVLMLDDVERAHLSHLAEPVRRARPRRTAERVPARLHALLAALDVPAFIEGRAFDVLAANDLATAFSPRLRVGENRLRSLLLDPEERVFHRDWEGTVASFVGAFRHSVADEVHDQRVVELVGELSLASGRFRQLWARQDVRVLEGDSMTVDHPVVGELHLHRDKLPVDGLLLVLYYADPGSASAERLGMLASLTHATRSGA
- a CDS encoding BLUF domain-containing protein, with amino-acid sequence MLVSIVYMSVATHEFGEDELMEMLAGARLRNEALGVSGLLVVKGGRFMQLLEGPAWSVDDRFAAIERDPRHHTVKSLIREDIDRRRFDGWSMAYRGLDDSDIASVEGFSPFLSGTLDFPRSFDRTSAAWLLKWFRDRDLVED
- a CDS encoding AI-2E family transporter, whose translation is MPFFRSSAAAPPTTPPTEPVTGVRAAWSDSFGRLATRCLQLIILIVIAAGIVYASQVLGVVTIPVLLALIIASAMHPVVSWLRRHGFPSVFATLTVLLGVLVVLGLLGYLIVVAVENQWSSLQKSAVEGFQQLQDFSKTLPFAISDSQVDDAVKTATDFVTSAKFGSGALAGASATANFLTGLVLMIVVLFFFLKDGPRIWEFLLRPFTGASYDRARRVGDRVVSTLGGYVRGTATVAAVDAIGIGVGIAIVGVPLALPLAVIVFITAFIPIVGATAAGILAALVALVALGPVPALIVVGIVVVVNQLEGNLLQPVLMGKTLRLHGLVILVGLTAGTVLAGITGAIISVPLLAAAWGAIKVWDGPDLAAEPWRQKRSEDVEHHERENKRAKRREKAQKARDKRREEQVKERAKRVAKTD
- a CDS encoding MSMEG_4193 family putative phosphomutase, producing the protein MATVLLVRHGRTTANATGLLAGRTAGIALDSVGKRQAAATAERIAAVPLAAVVSSPLERCRQTARAITAFQPGDPQQFVERGIIEADYGDWQNRKISELATEPLWRVVQSNPSAVVFPGGESMQTMQSRAVAAIRRMDAQIEAEHGAAAVWVAVSHGDIIKSVLADALGMHLDLFQRISVGPASVSIVRYGEARPDVVATNTESGDLSWLARAAAPSADAVVGGGAGHEEPSSSAERPDPTSP